The DNA sequence TCGATCAGCTTTTTCGATCCGGTCATTATGAAATTGCCATCAACACCTGCGTCGCTGTCCTCTGGATAATCCAGATCCAGCACGGGCTGACCTGCATAGATCCCGCACGACACGGCTGCTACAGGATCAACCAATGGGTCAGAAACGATATCGCCGGCTTTCATCAGTTTGTTGACAGCCAACCGCAGGGCAACCCAGCCGCCTGTGATTGAGGCGCAGCGCGTTCCACCGTCAGCCTGAATAACATCACAGTCGATGGTGATCTGACGTTCACCCATGGCAACACGGTCAACGCCTGCGCGCAAGGAACGCCCGATCAAGCGTTGGATTTCAACCGTACGACCACCTTGCTTGCCTGCAGTGGCTTCTCGGCGCATACGCGATGTGGTTGAGCGTGGCAGCATGCCGTATTCTGCAGTGACCCAACCCAGACCAGATCCTTTGATAAAGGGCGGCACACGGTCTTCGATTGTTGCGGTGCACAGAACATGCGTGTCGCCAATACGGATCATGCAAGATCCCTCGGCGTGTTTGGTAACATTGGTTTCAATTGAAACCGACCGCATTTCATCTAAATTTCGTCCTGAAGGGCGCATGATCAATCCTCTTTCTGTTGGTTTGGGCAATACAGGGGAGAGCAGGGAGATGGCAAGCCTGATTGACCTTTTTGAATTCCCGCATTTAATGGTTTTCTGAGGAAGGCACGAACAAATGACAAACGCGAGCAAACTTCTTGATGAATTGAATGAACGCTCGCGCGAGGTGTTTCGCCGGGTTGTGGAAACCTATCTTGCCACGGGCGATCCGGTAGGATCACGGACTCTGACGCGAGAGTTAAGCGAAAAGGTCAGCGCGGCGACCATCCGCAATGTTATGCAAGATCTGGAATACCTGGGACTGTTAGATAGTCCCCATATCAGTGCAGGTAGGATACCTACGGAAAGTGGTCTTCGCTTATTTGTTGATGGCTTGCTTGAGGTCAATGATCTGCAGGTCAAAGACCGAGAAATGATCGACGCTACTGTGGGCAGCAATACACCAGACGTACAAACAGCACTTGATCGTATTGGTGCGGCTTTATCGGGCGTGACACAGGGCGCTTCACTGGTTTTGGCGCCCAAACACGAAGCTCCTATCAAACATATCGAATTTGTGGGTCTCGGGGCAGATCGGGCGCTTGTGGTTCTTGTCTTTGCTGATGGGCACGTTGAAAACCGGGTGTTCACACCGCCACCAGGTTACA is a window from the Roseovarius sp. EL26 genome containing:
- the rph gene encoding ribonuclease PH, producing the protein MRPSGRNLDEMRSVSIETNVTKHAEGSCMIRIGDTHVLCTATIEDRVPPFIKGSGLGWVTAEYGMLPRSTTSRMRREATAGKQGGRTVEIQRLIGRSLRAGVDRVAMGERQITIDCDVIQADGGTRCASITGGWVALRLAVNKLMKAGDIVSDPLVDPVAAVSCGIYAGQPVLDLDYPEDSDAGVDGNFIMTGSKKLIEVQMSAEGSVFSRDQMNQLMDLAEKGVDELVAMQLQASNA
- the hrcA gene encoding heat-inducible transcriptional repressor HrcA, with the protein product MTNASKLLDELNERSREVFRRVVETYLATGDPVGSRTLTRELSEKVSAATIRNVMQDLEYLGLLDSPHISAGRIPTESGLRLFVDGLLEVNDLQVKDREMIDATVGSNTPDVQTALDRIGAALSGVTQGASLVLAPKHEAPIKHIEFVGLGADRALVVLVFADGHVENRVFTPPPGYTPSAMREATNFINALIEGKTLTDIRRDITAQISQRRQEIDKLSSDMVESGLAIWADEEENHERLIVRGRSNLLQSDAAGEELDLIKTLFDDLERKRDIAEFLELTEEGEGVRIFIGSENKLFSLSGSSLVVSPYMNSDRKIVGAVGIIGPTRLNYGRIVPIVDYTAQLVGKLIADRS